The Hypanus sabinus isolate sHypSab1 chromosome 1, sHypSab1.hap1, whole genome shotgun sequence genome contains a region encoding:
- the LOC132391365 gene encoding transcriptional activator protein Pur-alpha-like produces MAEGDSGSERGGGGGGGGGGGGGLLPQQQQQETQELASKRVDIQNKRFYLDVKQNAKGRFIKIAEVGAGGNKSRLTLSMAVAAEFRDYLGDFIEHYAQLGPSDSDSGAGLGSDEPRRALKSEFLVRENRKYYMDLKENQRGRFLRIRQTLNRGPGLGGTQGQTIALPAQGLIEFRDALAKLIDDYGVDDEPCGQAELPEGTSITVDSKRFFFDVGSNKYGVFMRVSEVKPSYRNSITIPYKAWSKFGSAFSKYAEEMKEIQDKHRDKMLFERRADESDGEDVDDD; encoded by the coding sequence ATGGCGGAGGGAGACAGCGGGAGCGAGCGAGGTGGTGGGGGCGGCGGCGGTGGCGGCGGAGGAGGCGGCCTCCTGCCGCAGCAACAGCAGCAGGAGACCCAGGAACTGGCCTCCAAGCGGGTGGACATCCAGAACAAGCGATTCTACCTGGATGTGAAGCAGAACGCCAAGGGCCGCTTCATCAAGATCGCCGAGGTGGGCGCGGGAGGCAACAAGAGCCGGCTGACGCTGTCCATGGCCGTGGCGGCCGAGTTCCGCGACTACCTCGGCGACTTCATCGAGCACTACGCACAGCTCGggccctcggactcagactcggGCGCCGGCCTAGGCTCGGATGAGCCGCGGCGAGCTCTCAAGAGCGAGTTCTTGGTACGGGAGAACCGCAAGTACTACATGGACCTGAAGGAGAACCAGCGGGGCCGCTTTCTACGCATCCGCCAGACCTTAAATCGAGGCCCCGGCTTGGGGGGCACACAGGGCCAGACCATCGCCCTGCCGGCCCAAGGCCTCATCGAGTTCAGGGATGCGCTGGCCAAACTCATCGATGACTACGGCGTGGATGACGAGCCGTGCGGccaggccgagctgcccgagggTACGTCCATCACGGTGGACAGCAAGCGCTTCTTCTTCGACGTGGGCTCCAACAAGTACGGCGTGTTCATGCGGGTGAGCGAGGTGAAGCCCTCGTACAGAAACTCCATCACCATCCCTTACAAAGCCTGGTCCAAGTTTGGTAGCGCCTTCAGTAAGTACGCCGAGGAGATGAAGGAGATCCAGGACAAGCACCGGGACAAAATGCTCTTCGAGAGGCGAGCTGACGAGTCCGATGGGGAGGATGTGGACGACGACTGA